tttattttaaaaaataaagcctgGCTTTAGCGTGTCTAATAGAGGATGGCACTGGGTGTTGTTTACACAGCAGGGATGTGATAGAGATCCTTGGGAGAGCCAAAGCTTTGTTAAACCTGAAAGGGTTGCTGAAGCTGACCTTCCTAAAGTTAAGGCTCACTGCTTGAACTGGCAAAGCCTGCTGCAAGACTGGTCTCACTGAGACTTCTCACTGTACTAGCTATCTACTGCCTTCTGTGCTAAGGTGGTTCCCTTTTCCCAGGTCATAAGCCTGATGATACTGATGTGAGCAGAAAGAAACAAAGGGAATTCTACTGCTGGGAGATGAGTCAGCCCCCTATGAACACAATTTATGCACTTTCACAGAATATTTTCCCATGGAATCAAGCCAGTGCCCTTGGCAACAGGCTCACTCAGGACCCAGTTTTAGACTAGAACATGAAAGAAGCTCAGGCATTTGATCTCTCAGCACTTAAAGCAAGGCTACCTCAAATGCTTCCAGGAGGACATTCAGTTTAAGATGATTAAAAGTTTATTTATAAATACTATCTCTAAACTGTACATATTGACAGTCACTTCACAATGGTAGGCCTTGCCAGCAGAAGCCACAGACACAATCAAAGTAGTTTCACCAACTTAGTGGTCATGCAGTCTTACAACCATGTTTTTAATCTCCCAGACCTTCAGGAAGGACTCTGTCACAACAGCATTGCTGGGCAAGCCTCCCCTACCCTCTCTCACAATGAGGCTGGGACACCACAAGGGGAGCACAGTAGGCTGCTCTATGGTAATCTCTCAGAAGCCACTGTGGAGTCTCTAAAATTGGTTTAAGGAGTTACTTAGCTGCTCTTTACTCTCCCTGAAGTAGAGCGTGAGGGTAGCTTACACTACAGGGGTTTGGAAGGGGGAATATTGGACTGGAGTCCTGTCATTTAGCCAATGTTTCTCCTCACAGAACTTCTGTAAGCTTAACTGAAGTGTAGACTGTAGGGAGACTGCAGCTACAGTGTAGAAGAAACCAGATGATTTAAGCCCCAGAAGAAGCCTGTTACCCTCCTCACAATTAacacagagcaagtctgggccCAGAATGGCACCATCATTTGGTATGGATCTCCAGAGCTGTAAGGTTTAGAAGCCCAGTTTACTGGGGGAGAAGAGTCTATGAGGTAGACAGTCCTCAGAACAACAGCCACCACTTTCCTTTGTAGTTTAATTGTGGCAAAAGGGGCCTATACATGAATGCCCATACTTGCAGGAGAGGCTTCTCATACCCACTTCTAATGGCGTCACTGTCAGCTCAGAACTGGAGCTACATTTGGGAGCTGGAAGTATTGACTCCACATCTCTCCCCTTACCCACCTATTTGCTGATGTAGCATCAGTCACGAAGAGAAAACAAGACAACACACAGAAGGGCAGAACATTTAACCACTGGAGGGAATGCACAACAGCAAGTACTTTTCTAGTCAAGTTTTACATTGAACCACAGTTTTTACTTCCAATGGGACCTCCGCTGTCTATGACCGTGTTTGTCCAGCAAACAGCAGGAACTAGATGTCCGTGTGTGGTCCCTGCACATCAGTCTGCATGTTCTGCCCTTcactcagctgctgctggaactCCAGGCGTGTCTGACGGTTGGATTCCAGCAGCTCCTTCAAGCGGGCATGCAGATGGTCATTCTTCTCCTCCAGATGATCCAAACAGGAGTTGATCTGGTCCAGCATGGAGTTTATTGCTGCATATTCTAAAGGAGGGAGAACAAAAAAATACCCTGAATAATTTAAATTCTTGTACTACCACCACTCATTCTAAGAAGGTATCAGGCAGCAAGGCCTCTTGCAAATATACCTCAGAACATAGAGGGCAAGTCCTCTATCCCAACTGCATCCTCTTTGTATCATGATACATCACATCTACTAGTGAAACTAGGTCTGTGGGAAACTGGATAGTTCAGGGGATTGGTAATGTGATCTAGGATGTTTTACCTCTGTGCCACAGACCAggcaggaaattgccatctgacagctgtttggTAATCTCTCAAGTAAGTGGTTGGGCTCTGGCCAGCTTCCACTAGACAGGGATCCACATTGCAAGAGGGCTGAATAGAAAAAGGGTGAATTAATCTCTTCACCCTCCCTAGAGGTGGCCTTGCCTAATCAGGGTACAGACACCTTGAGAGGGTGTTGCTGAAAAGCTTACCACAAAGGGTACAGCACAGAGAGTGTAACCTCCAGAGCTGCCACTCTAGGACCTGGCACATAAGAATCTGGAAAGAGTTCCAGAACATCACAGCTGCTGATGTGGTGGGagcaggaggaaaggagaaaggtgCAATAAAGTGGAGCCCTTTGAATGAGCTGAATAGGAACATCTCATAAGGTCCTAAGGGGAAAAGTAGCCAGAGGGATGAATGTGGACCAATTCTGATTTCCATGAACAGCACTTATCCCCTTAATTTCTGAAGTTGTTGACCCAGTGCAGAGACCACATAGGTcttgctttaccatttaacacaCTACACTAGGAAGCAAGGATTCATTGTAAACCATCCTGCAGGATCTATGTATCATGCCATACAACCAGCATAAACTAGGTCCAAAAGGTCATTCAAACCTACTTGGGATGCTGCTTCTTGCACGGGGAAGGAGGAAAAGCACTCACATCAAGCCCTaagtaaaaggaaaaatgtgGTTTTCATGTACATCTGCAGAGAAAATGATCTAATCCAATCCTCAGGAGGAGCCACAGATTTCACTTCACACACAGGGTCAACCTGAGCTTGCATGGAAAGagaatatttttaatgtttaaatcaCTAGACCTGTTCCGCTGAACACAGCAAGGGGCAGCAACAACCAGTCCTCAAACAGCATTGTTTAGAACAACAGACCGCAGTCTGAAGGGGACTTCTCTGCCGCTTGCACTCAGACATCAGAAGCATGTGGGGGAGAGAAATAAGAGGATCTGATAGTGAAGCTGTTTTCAGGTACCAAGACCCTGAACACAAGTACTGGTTCTCCCAAAATCTTTTAGAAGTCAGTGTGGAAGTCCTTGAATAGCACATGCCACAGCTGAAAGCGATTAATGCTATACCTTAATTCTGATATTACATTCTAAATTAAAGTTGTGAAGTGACTTCCTGAGACTGGAATGCACAGGGTTAGAAAACAGTGCAGTCCCTGCTTCCAAACTGGGAGAGCTTTGTGGGACAGGCTAAGAGATGTGATAAATTATTTAGCAAACTCATCATATCTCAGGACTTCCCATTGAAATCCAACAATAGAGATTCCCAGTAACAAAAGAATCATCAGCTTCTAAGGATCTGAGTGATTTCATGAGGAAACACCCCTGACATCTTCAGAATCTAGTTCTAAGTTGGACGGACAGCTCAAGTGGACCCAGCAGAAAGGCTCTCGAGGCAGGTGATAGTCCATAAAGCTCAAATTCCCAAAGGAATTGTCATAGAAGACTATTTAGTTAAGCATACCTTTTTCatcaggagggagaggaaggtcTAAAACATGATATTCCCTTCCTGGCTAGTAACTAGTTGTTGTGCTGTCACTTCCCAGAACAGTATGATGAAAGGCCTTTTTAGTCCTAGAAATCCTCAAGGATTTTTTCAGGAAAGGAGCTCTTAGATTTTGTTAGAAGGCACCAAATGAGCATGTTGGGTGGTTTAGtcttataaaatcatagaaatgtagggctggaagggaccttgagaagtcatcaggtccagcctcctgcactatGGCAGCACTAATTAAATCtaaaccaggggtcggcaacctttcagaagtggtgtgccgagtcttcatttattcactctaatttaaggttttgcatgccagtaatacattttaacatttttaggtctctttctataagtctataatatataactaaactattgttgtaagtaaagtaaataaggttttaaaaatgtttaagaagcttcatttaaaattaaattaaaatgcagagccccccggactggtggccaggacctgggcagtgtgaatgccactgaaaatcagctcacatgcTGCCTTGGCACAcctgccataggttgcctaccccgatctaaactatccctgacaggtgtttgtccaatgatggtgattccacaacctACCTTATTCCAGATCTTAACAACATTTCTAGTtcagaagtttttcttaatatctaacctaatttTCCCTTGCTtcaaattaagcccattatttcttgtcctatctttAGTGGACAGGAGAAGAgttgatcaccattctctttatatCAACCCTTAACATATTCAAAGACTTATGTctgccctcagccttcttttcttaagactaaacatgcaccatttaaattaaaaacaaaaaaaaaatcacctttcctcataggtcaggttttttaaggcttttatcatttttgttgctcttctctggaatctctccagtttgtccacattgtTGTagaagtgtggggcccagaactggacacagcactccagctgaggtctcaccagagctgaatagagcaggacaattatttCCTGTGTGTTATATAGGAGTTCTGTTAAGATACCCCAGAATGATAGCAGccatttttgcagctgcatcacattgttgactcatactccatttgtgatccactataacccccagattcttttcagcagtaccaccacctagtcagttagtccccattttgcagttgtgcatttgatttttcttcttcctaagtgaagtactttgcatttattattattgaatttcttcttgttgaattcagaccaattctcccatttgttaagatcattttaaattccaatcctgccctccaaagtgctagcagcCCCTCCCAGTTTGTtgttcatctgaaaattttataaccATAccttccactccattatccaagtcattaatgaaaatatttaaataccaccagacccaagactgacccctgcaggaccccagatACTCCCTTCCAGAAGAGGAGTAGATTGGTTTGGCAGGATTTGTCCctaacaaatccatgctggctattctttaTAGCCCAATATCTTTCCAAGTATCATTGTTGCACTGACTGGgatataattccccaggtcccctttgttccctttttttaaagataagtgctatgtttgcccttctccaatcttctgggacctcacctgtgctctgggagttctcaaagataattgtgaAGGGTTTGAATATTGCtttagctagttccttaaatGCCCTAgtatgaatttcatcaggtcctgctgacttgaatacatctcaATACTCTTTAAACTGtaatttccctattttggcttgcaatCCTTCCCTCTCCTTAATATTAGTTGTGTTGAGTATCTGATTATCATTAACCAGACGGCTGTGTGCTGGGAGCAAGCCTGCTGGGGGTCTGTGGTTTATCTAGGGAGGGGGGTAtgcttggagcaggggattgAGGCGAGAGGGTGTccagggctctccccaggcaatgGGATGCTAGGAGCAAGGagagtttggggagggggagcctggtTCCCCGCCCCAGGGCGCTCAGAGTAGGGCGGGGGTCCGCGGCTCCCCGCCCCGGGCGAGGGGACGCTGGGCGGGGTCCCGGCCGCTCTTCTCTTACCGGTATCCCCGAAGCCGTCATCGTCCCCCTCCTCGCCGCGCCCGGCGTTTCCCGCAGGCACCTGCGGCTCCCCGTTCGGCCCCGACATGCCGCCACCGAGTCCCGCTACCAGACAGGACCCAGGTCGCGGCTGGACGCTGAGACACCGGAAAGCCCGCCCCTTCCCGGATGGAACTGCGGAAAGTCCCGCCCCTGACCCGGAAAAAGGCGGGGCTTAGGTTAAGCTAGCCACTCGGAAACTTCAGCCGGGATCCTACGGGGCCGTGTAGGGTCACATCCTTCCCAGCCCCGCCGCGCTCCAGGGGTAAAGTCTATCGTTATGGGAAAAGAGGGGCTGACCAAGCGGCGCGGGCGGGCGAGGGGCAGCCAAGCAAATAGACTTTATAGTTGCGGGGGGCGTCTGCCTACAGAGAGGCGGGATCCCACCTCCAACCTCCCTGGACGCTTATGTTCCTCCCTCTTTGTGCTCACTCTCTGCAGTCATCGCAGAGGGATTTGCTGGCAGGATTTTACATGGGTGCAAAAAATATTCAGCGAACTCAGAAGAGTATCTGCAGAAACCCAATGTGACCTTGGGAGTATGAAGGCTCACAGCCAAGCTGGCTCTACGAGCCACAATCATCCAGTCAGAGTTTAGGCTTGGGTGTCCCCGCCAAAACTAAGCACCACAGTTAAGCATTTTGGCTGACAGCTGCTCGAGAAAAATCTGCTGATCAGAAGTTATTCACAGAAATGATCCAGCAAATAAATTCAAATCAATAAAGTGAACTAAtctatcagcaaaaagaaaaggagtctttttgcgaatacagactaacacggctgtcactctgaaactAATCTATCAGCTACTCACAGACCACTTTGGGAACAGAAAATgtgttgaataaattattcacaTAGCTTTGCTTTGTTTTCCCCTTCTACAGTGGTTTTCTCTTAAACCTTATTCCATCCATACTAATTATCTCAGTTTATTACATGTATATTTATTCtttgtagactgttctcaggAAATATGTTTATGGGATGTTCTCAGGAGATATGTTCACCTGTATAGAGCCTTTATTTCTGGAGCTCTTAAAGCACTTTGTAAACATTCATTAGCTCCTGTGAGGTAATTTTACATATGGTCAGACAGAGGATGGTTGGTTAAGTAATTTGCCCAGAATCACACATTGAGTCAGTGACACAGCCAGGGCTAAACCCCAGGATTCTTGATACCCAGACTTCTGCTTTTGCCACTAGAGCATAGTCCCTTCCTGTTTTAATCTATCCAGTTTTAGTTAATGGTTTGTTTAATGTAGCTTAATTGTATTTAACAGAATAAAGTTTGTTTCAACTGTTCTTGATTTTTCTTCTTAATAATTGTAACCACAGTTAGTAGGTCACTTTCAAATTTCCTCTTTCCCTAGGACAGTGAGCACAATTTTCTCTGCCTTTTTTTATAActaagatttctttttttagacTTGATATTAGTCACATGTTTCACCTCTCCTGGGAAATCATATCATTATATCATTTCTTCCATTTTATAGGATATATCTTTAGAGATGAAAATAACTTGCAATTAGGGCATCAGTGTGTCCCTGAGCTGAACGTGGGCAAAGACTGATTTGAAGAGTTTTTGAATTCCAATTGAGATGGAATTTTCAATGCACAAGGAATGAAGGGTCATATCCTCAACATCACAGTACATTCTGTATCTTTCCTTACTATAAGCTGACTACATTCTGCTGGGTTAGGGGCCCATCCTGTGCCCTAACACAGTTATGCTCATCAATATAATACTATGGGCATAACCAAGCATAAGTGACAAAAGTTAattgccctgaagcatgaggttatAGGTCTTCCTATTGTATGGTGGAATACAATTTCACAATTAAGTAGGCTTATGTAACTAATGTCAGTAGTTGTCTTTGAAATCCTTGCATAAGAGGCACTATAGAAGTGGAaactattactattattttttattcctaTTGTATGTTTTAACATCTTTATGAAAGTGCTGAGGTTTAATTATCCATCATGGCAAAAGCCAGATAACTATAAATCTGGCTTTGCTAGTATGACAACTACTAGATACTCTGAATATTTTGTTCTTGCGTTTCACCCTGTGATTCTAAAGCAATTTACAAAGATGGAATTTTAATTGTAATTATTTATTGATTTGGAATGTTACCATAAAGTCATGGACTATTTGAGATTTTACCTAATCATCTAGCTCTGTTCCCAAGCGTGGCATTCAATATTCACACGACACATTGTGAGCAAAATTAATCCTTAGTGTAATTTGCATGAAGGATGGAATTGGGCCCACTATGTATTGTAGCTGAGAGGTATGAGCTCTAATACTTGGAAAAATAATTGGCCAGACTGCACTCTTTGTATGAGCTGAATAGTGTCTTGGAGTTTTTGCTAATGATTCAGCAAATTCTgtgatttaaataatatttaaaatgatCTAATCCAGGGGTTCCCAATATGTTGGCCGAAGAACACTTGCTGATAATTCTCAAAGATCTgactggtcacatggtgctggctctcctTGTTTCCAACTGCTGCTATAGGTGTCCACTACCGTTTCACTACAGTGAAAAGCCACCTGTAAAAGAAGCTGGAAACAAGGAATAAACATTAAACAATAAACTTCTGCTGAGAGCAGCTATTACATAAATAATGAGAGGAAATGAGCACGACCACTCAGGGACTGGAGATATCAGTGGGATTAG
This region of Natator depressus isolate rNatDep1 chromosome 16, rNatDep2.hap1, whole genome shotgun sequence genomic DNA includes:
- the BBLN gene encoding bublin coiled-coil protein isoform X1 — translated: MSGPNGEPQVPAGNAGRGEEGDDDGFGDTEYAAINSMLDQINSCLDHLEEKNDHLHARLKELLESNRQTRLEFQQQLSEGQNMQTDVQGPHTDI
- the BBLN gene encoding bublin coiled-coil protein isoform X2, encoding MSGPNGEPQVPAGNAGRGEEGDDDGFGDTALVRPQLECCVQFWAPHFYNNVDKLERFQRRATKMIKALKNLTYEERA